The proteins below are encoded in one region of Bremerella sp. P1:
- a CDS encoding class I SAM-dependent methyltransferase yields the protein MIVDHKSLQGPERRFHVRGGTIGQVIRKTLSKLDLNQVVEVGVGGNQVTEELKAESTACIAIGSSYKDETTKSYAFDLKKVATGSEIQMMLAEMPELSAGYLTSCLCTLPGLGRDQVSSALWNLREICQEYLLISIETDPSNDYNRQHQTVIPKRAWLRLVEALGFEVESLSEWTDFTQPNSDTAGGDTWSVTHWKKLNPFRDPASGKTTCLLLKKKADLDTSFEQFDLFARTILGAESKKRTDLPKNARFTFLLGHYQEFLLFQPFFDQIPQDQFRVLIRGGAYRTLEERRLQSILAYLDARKINYEFLTSIDQVEWQTSDSTKEVLVTAVDSTATKNHLINSSILECARAAGIPTFQLQHGLWPHAEFPDTHTVFCDHLLAWSEDCQKPFHLDLENQSETNTPPRHSMHYVGCPRFDAYADRGRVDIANLLGEWATNFDHSVVVATNLHWPLHSQGSEVLPQLFQTAREMPRTLFICKMHPVHDYDDQTFAKMPPNVVVIDEFVSLYAELSTPRLINACDAVICTLSTVVLEAALAGKPFAILETGNPNHFEGTETVPIANMTEALTSLLKHDESNAQHDHFVQHYYCVPNNGTSMSSVIQVISNVIEQSDYCPRGIDIAVRTLALELLHTLEENYQLKTSPHAESNHSPPSQPGQDMSVANPPKESWRHLRKYARSIKKRMPWFQIGEAKIPTPPEPTNTDVVAKSNVKSKTPVKLGELRSREQFPDLLRELSLNGLGIELGVAAGAYSDFLLEHSDLRVLFSVDRWTDHHDDNEARAAHQLLSRHSVRSSVLKMTFDEASHLFADAAFDFIYLDGYAHLGQDGECTLTTWWNKLKPNGIFAGHDYHPKWPKTVEVVDQFTRRHGLELFTTDEKPEIVESEFPSWYVRKPSS from the coding sequence ATGATCGTTGATCACAAATCACTGCAAGGCCCCGAGCGACGTTTTCATGTTCGCGGCGGTACAATCGGGCAAGTGATCCGGAAAACGCTCTCAAAGCTAGATCTGAATCAGGTCGTTGAGGTTGGCGTTGGCGGAAACCAAGTCACTGAGGAACTCAAGGCGGAATCTACGGCATGCATCGCGATTGGATCATCTTATAAAGATGAGACCACAAAGTCCTATGCATTCGATCTTAAAAAGGTAGCCACCGGCTCTGAAATCCAAATGATGCTGGCGGAAATGCCCGAACTTTCCGCTGGCTACCTGACCAGTTGTTTATGCACGCTTCCGGGTCTTGGACGTGACCAAGTCAGTAGTGCCCTCTGGAATCTTCGTGAGATCTGCCAGGAATACCTGTTAATCTCCATAGAAACAGACCCCTCAAACGATTACAACCGTCAGCATCAAACGGTGATACCCAAACGCGCCTGGTTGCGTCTGGTAGAAGCCTTGGGATTTGAGGTCGAGTCGCTTTCCGAGTGGACGGACTTCACCCAACCTAACAGTGATACCGCCGGAGGTGATACTTGGTCGGTAACGCACTGGAAGAAGCTTAACCCATTTCGTGACCCGGCAAGTGGCAAGACAACATGTCTTCTGCTGAAAAAGAAGGCCGACTTAGACACCTCATTTGAGCAATTCGATCTCTTTGCTCGTACGATTCTGGGGGCCGAATCCAAGAAACGCACCGATTTACCCAAGAACGCTCGGTTCACGTTTCTTCTTGGGCACTACCAGGAGTTCCTGCTATTTCAGCCATTCTTCGATCAAATCCCCCAAGATCAATTCCGCGTACTTATTCGTGGCGGTGCCTACAGAACGCTTGAGGAGCGGAGACTACAGTCGATCCTGGCTTACCTTGACGCCAGGAAGATTAACTATGAATTCCTTACGTCGATTGATCAGGTGGAATGGCAAACATCCGATTCGACGAAAGAAGTACTAGTCACTGCCGTTGATTCGACGGCTACGAAAAACCACTTAATCAATTCCTCCATCCTGGAATGTGCTCGCGCAGCGGGGATCCCGACATTCCAACTTCAGCATGGTCTTTGGCCCCATGCCGAGTTTCCGGACACGCATACGGTCTTCTGCGATCACTTGTTGGCTTGGTCCGAGGATTGTCAAAAGCCATTTCACCTCGACTTGGAAAATCAGTCCGAGACAAACACCCCTCCACGCCACTCGATGCATTACGTTGGTTGCCCTCGCTTTGATGCCTATGCAGACAGAGGACGTGTCGATATCGCCAACCTCTTAGGAGAGTGGGCAACCAATTTCGATCACAGCGTTGTGGTGGCGACCAATTTACACTGGCCTTTGCATAGCCAGGGCAGCGAAGTACTTCCCCAGCTTTTTCAAACCGCAAGGGAAATGCCTCGCACTTTGTTTATTTGCAAGATGCATCCCGTTCACGACTATGACGACCAGACTTTTGCCAAGATGCCTCCCAACGTCGTGGTCATCGACGAATTTGTGAGTCTCTATGCGGAACTCTCGACGCCTCGATTGATAAACGCGTGTGATGCGGTGATCTGCACGCTAAGTACGGTTGTGTTAGAGGCCGCCTTGGCAGGCAAGCCCTTTGCTATTCTCGAAACAGGCAATCCCAATCACTTCGAAGGCACCGAAACCGTGCCGATTGCCAACATGACCGAGGCATTGACCTCTCTGTTGAAGCATGATGAGAGCAATGCCCAACACGACCATTTTGTGCAGCATTACTACTGCGTGCCCAATAATGGCACGTCTATGTCATCGGTTATCCAAGTTATTTCAAATGTCATCGAGCAAAGCGATTATTGTCCTCGAGGTATCGATATCGCAGTGAGAACCCTTGCCTTGGAACTGCTGCATACCCTCGAGGAAAACTATCAGCTCAAGACCTCACCGCACGCCGAATCAAACCATTCACCACCTTCTCAACCAGGCCAGGATATGAGCGTAGCGAATCCCCCCAAGGAAAGTTGGCGACATCTACGAAAGTATGCGAGGAGCATCAAGAAGCGAATGCCGTGGTTTCAGATCGGCGAAGCAAAGATTCCGACTCCGCCTGAGCCAACGAATACCGATGTGGTTGCCAAGAGCAACGTAAAGAGCAAGACACCGGTCAAGCTTGGCGAACTTCGATCACGAGAACAGTTCCCAGACCTCCTTCGTGAACTTTCACTCAATGGCTTAGGAATTGAACTGGGGGTAGCAGCCGGCGCTTACTCCGATTTCCTACTGGAACACAGTGATCTGCGTGTTCTCTTTTCCGTCGATCGTTGGACGGACCATCACGACGATAACGAAGCCCGAGCCGCCCATCAGCTTCTTTCCCGTCATAGTGTCCGCAGTTCAGTCTTGAAGATGACCTTTGATGAAGCGAGCCACCTGTTCGCCGACGCAGCGTTTGATTTCATCTATCTCGATGGATACGCCCATCTCGGCCAGGATGGGGAATGCACACTAACAACCTGGTGGAACAAACTGAAACCCAACGGCATTTTTGCAGGCCATGATTACCACCCGAAATGGCCCAAGACGGTTGAAGTGGTCGATCAATTTACAAGACGCCACGGCCTGGAACTATTCACGACAGATGAAAAGCCAGAGATCGTCGAAAGCGAATTCCCTTCCTGGTACGTTCGCAAGCCGAGTAGTTGA
- a CDS encoding glycosyltransferase family 4 protein, with amino-acid sequence MRLLIDAQALQTTNSRTRGVGRYSRSFIEGIRSVRLDWQIELVENSHLLPVDEDLRRNFSIKSFTPPLPSGRQFTSNRSLNEAYYADWLCSQESDVIVFCNLFEQDAVLPTFKTSRPARTAAIIHDVIPLLFSQQYLTNSVELDCYPHRFRQLCQMDDLLANSASTRDDFLRLGVANSPNTVNIRGATNGDFRLPRDDENPHAELSRLNVQKDFILYVGGCDYRKNMEGTLEAYAQLPVELRKRHQLVITCGLWSPYTEHYASVAERCGVADSVVFTGQVTENELKALYQACRLFFFPSFYEGLGLPVLEAMQSGAPVVCSNCSSLLEFGGKVSHMADPYSPQQLAKAVLKCLAEPRESNLSERLEFAQQFSWERTCESAARHFEHSPITARPPKRRPRLAWVWPITAPESDLANRTLELLSQLGNQYDIDVVVDSEQPIVDSHIASQFLVITDQEVSKRNSIAAYDLFIYQVVDDVDHSYMAPLMQQYPGLAILSDSALQNARQVLELARSIIVQSPSSLDRAQTLVDVPVHQISRSLKPRKALPLVASVIAQSIVEGAANDGVWQDQVRACMTEAQSELPDNLLAQWNSLRNQVLSLQASKTSTPNMQSTLAPNQRKLTA; translated from the coding sequence GTGCGACTACTGATCGACGCCCAGGCACTGCAGACGACCAACTCACGTACGCGTGGCGTCGGTCGATACTCCCGTTCCTTCATCGAAGGCATTCGATCGGTACGCCTGGATTGGCAGATCGAACTCGTTGAGAATTCGCACCTTCTGCCCGTCGATGAAGACTTGCGTCGGAATTTTTCTATCAAGTCATTTACGCCTCCATTGCCGAGCGGTCGCCAGTTTACCTCGAACCGTTCGCTCAACGAGGCTTACTACGCCGATTGGCTTTGCAGTCAAGAATCAGACGTGATCGTATTCTGCAACCTATTTGAGCAGGATGCCGTTCTACCCACATTTAAGACCTCACGGCCGGCCCGAACGGCAGCGATCATCCACGATGTGATTCCGCTCTTGTTCAGCCAGCAGTATCTGACCAATTCCGTCGAACTCGATTGCTATCCTCATCGGTTTCGTCAGCTTTGCCAGATGGACGATCTGCTTGCCAACTCGGCATCGACGCGTGACGATTTCCTTAGACTGGGCGTCGCTAATTCGCCCAATACCGTCAACATCCGCGGGGCTACTAATGGCGATTTCCGGCTCCCACGTGATGATGAAAACCCTCACGCAGAACTGAGTCGCCTTAACGTTCAAAAAGACTTTATCCTGTATGTGGGTGGCTGCGACTATCGCAAGAACATGGAAGGAACCCTGGAGGCGTACGCGCAGCTTCCGGTTGAACTTCGCAAGCGTCACCAACTCGTGATTACATGTGGCTTGTGGTCTCCCTATACCGAACACTATGCCAGTGTTGCCGAACGCTGCGGCGTTGCTGACTCGGTCGTATTTACTGGCCAAGTCACCGAGAACGAACTCAAGGCCCTGTACCAGGCTTGCCGGCTGTTCTTCTTTCCTTCATTCTACGAGGGCCTGGGCCTGCCGGTACTGGAAGCCATGCAAAGTGGTGCTCCTGTTGTTTGCTCCAATTGCTCCTCACTGCTTGAATTTGGAGGCAAGGTCAGCCACATGGCTGATCCTTATTCACCGCAACAATTGGCCAAAGCGGTTTTGAAGTGCTTGGCGGAGCCTCGCGAGAGTAACCTGAGCGAGCGGCTCGAATTTGCCCAGCAGTTTTCCTGGGAGCGAACTTGCGAAAGCGCGGCCCGACACTTTGAGCACTCACCGATCACTGCTCGCCCACCGAAAAGACGTCCTCGGCTGGCCTGGGTTTGGCCAATCACCGCCCCGGAATCCGACTTGGCAAATCGCACGTTGGAGCTCTTGTCGCAGCTAGGCAATCAGTACGACATCGACGTCGTTGTTGATTCCGAGCAGCCTATTGTCGACTCACACATCGCTAGTCAGTTTCTCGTGATCACGGACCAAGAGGTCAGTAAACGGAATTCGATTGCTGCGTACGACCTCTTCATTTACCAAGTTGTCGATGACGTAGACCACAGCTACATGGCTCCGTTGATGCAACAGTATCCGGGGCTTGCCATTTTGTCCGATAGTGCCCTACAGAATGCCAGGCAAGTATTAGAGCTGGCGAGATCGATTATCGTTCAATCGCCAAGCTCGTTGGATCGCGCACAAACACTTGTCGATGTGCCTGTGCATCAGATTTCACGATCACTGAAACCACGAAAAGCACTCCCCTTAGTCGCCAGCGTGATTGCCCAATCGATCGTCGAAGGTGCTGCGAATGATGGGGTTTGGCAAGATCAGGTCAGAGCTTGTATGACCGAGGCCCAGAGCGAGCTGCCGGACAACTTGCTTGCTCAGTGGAATTCGCTGCGAAACCAAGTCCTTAGCCTTCAAGCGTCAAAAACATCTACCCCAAACATGCAAAGTACACTTGCCCCTAATCAACGGAAACTGACGGCCTGA
- a CDS encoding DUF4214 domain-containing protein: protein MCSDQTLKEVRTKLLTGIRPSDRLRAQPSSAVAIDDLLSVHDDIQFLRDAYQFILGRATDYPDMLHWRERLTSGEISRENLIVELQRSREGQKKNVRLFVNADQRPKGRSRFQERIRRYVLFPFSTCKALWNLASISQRLNRLEQHVNTLASQGIKIAERIECDLDACVETSDRDTNRQVVALQALVSQRLQEATSRELEQAIVSLGREMDTMHESQHKQNWLIVGESSQPILKGCQTANIQVDSVPASRGLSEPAVLNSESVPKRDSTLNVLANSLDNSRGGIVVNLAIHEMEDEQLIQLLSLSYKALAEGGYVVVGCMVGNHWHNMRLESALRVCGFDCQVSGISRQESESDSSEVIVGRKLITQESRRAS, encoded by the coding sequence ATGTGTAGCGATCAAACGCTAAAAGAAGTACGAACCAAACTGCTCACGGGCATTCGGCCGAGCGATCGTTTGCGTGCCCAGCCATCATCCGCGGTGGCGATCGATGACCTGCTTAGTGTGCATGACGACATCCAGTTTCTGCGTGATGCGTATCAATTCATTTTGGGGCGAGCTACCGACTACCCAGACATGCTCCACTGGCGGGAAAGACTGACGTCAGGGGAAATCTCTCGTGAGAACTTAATCGTTGAGCTTCAACGTTCTCGCGAAGGCCAAAAGAAGAACGTCCGCCTGTTCGTTAACGCAGATCAGCGTCCAAAGGGCAGGTCACGATTTCAGGAACGTATCCGTCGCTATGTTCTCTTCCCATTTTCGACATGCAAGGCTCTCTGGAATTTGGCGTCCATAAGCCAAAGACTTAACCGGCTAGAACAGCACGTGAATACCTTGGCATCCCAAGGCATCAAGATCGCTGAGAGAATCGAGTGTGATCTTGATGCGTGTGTTGAAACTTCCGACCGAGACACAAATCGGCAAGTCGTTGCTCTCCAGGCGCTTGTGAGCCAAAGGCTACAAGAGGCAACCTCCAGGGAGCTGGAACAAGCCATTGTCAGCCTGGGCCGTGAAATGGACACGATGCACGAAAGCCAACATAAACAAAACTGGCTGATCGTTGGAGAGTCGTCACAGCCGATTCTAAAGGGGTGTCAAACGGCCAATATCCAAGTCGACTCCGTTCCAGCTTCACGAGGTTTATCAGAACCTGCAGTATTGAATTCAGAAAGCGTGCCGAAGCGAGATTCCACCCTAAACGTCCTAGCCAATTCCCTGGATAATTCTCGCGGTGGGATCGTCGTCAACCTGGCAATCCACGAGATGGAAGATGAACAGCTGATTCAGCTGCTTTCCCTTTCCTACAAGGCTTTGGCGGAGGGCGGTTATGTCGTTGTTGGATGCATGGTTGGCAATCACTGGCACAACATGAGATTGGAATCGGCACTTCGCGTTTGCGGATTCGACTGCCAAGTAAGCGGGATATCGAGGCAAGAGAGCGAGTCTGATTCATCGGAAGTGATCGTTGGCCGGAAACTCATCACACAGGAGAGTCGCCGTGCTTCGTAG
- a CDS encoding glycosyltransferase family 4 protein — MLRRLALITPWPSERTGIADYAFDLAHGLAEKKIEVDVYTTCTEPVPGESGIRIFRLNEFTGRKGYDQVVYQMGNCVAFHAEQLPVLFKHPGIVHLHDPSLHHLIAYFVFRDDTNDYYRLIRKWYGSSVSDWVHQYNETHENKFWESPHVVDVPFVDPVLECATGCIVHSEFARRLVQKRLPNLNVVKHMQAYRHMDWQDSCSDQEILQIGAFGVVTPHKKIDAILEAVRRCNAAGKKVHFHVGGGMDEASQGLPDRARSLGIESDVTFYGRMAEDEFLSCMKRMDVCISLRYPTMGETSAIVSRTMQLGLPTIVNDVGWYSELPECVFKLPVEPDAMVEELANQLCLISNDRRQLEKWKSTCLQQARSTCSFDQVIGDYVESLTCLGSHLKIA, encoded by the coding sequence GTGCTTCGTAGACTAGCTCTGATCACACCATGGCCAAGTGAACGAACGGGGATCGCTGACTACGCTTTCGATCTCGCACACGGCTTGGCCGAGAAGAAAATCGAAGTTGACGTTTACACCACGTGCACAGAGCCTGTCCCGGGTGAAAGCGGTATCCGGATATTCCGCCTGAATGAGTTCACGGGACGCAAGGGATACGACCAGGTCGTCTATCAGATGGGCAATTGCGTCGCCTTCCATGCGGAGCAGCTCCCTGTGCTGTTCAAACACCCAGGCATCGTGCATCTCCATGACCCTTCGCTGCACCACCTGATTGCTTATTTCGTCTTTCGAGATGACACCAACGACTACTACCGATTGATTCGCAAGTGGTACGGTTCGTCCGTTTCCGACTGGGTTCACCAGTACAATGAGACCCACGAAAACAAATTTTGGGAAAGCCCTCACGTAGTCGACGTGCCGTTTGTCGATCCTGTTTTGGAATGTGCTACCGGGTGTATTGTTCACTCCGAATTTGCACGTCGATTGGTTCAGAAGCGACTTCCTAATCTGAACGTTGTAAAACACATGCAGGCCTATCGTCATATGGACTGGCAAGACTCTTGCAGCGATCAAGAGATCCTTCAGATTGGGGCATTCGGCGTTGTTACTCCGCATAAGAAGATCGACGCGATCCTGGAAGCCGTACGTCGTTGCAATGCTGCCGGGAAGAAAGTGCATTTCCATGTCGGTGGCGGGATGGATGAAGCCAGCCAAGGGTTACCTGACCGTGCTCGCTCGCTGGGCATCGAAAGCGACGTGACGTTCTACGGTCGAATGGCTGAAGATGAGTTTCTGTCATGTATGAAACGCATGGATGTGTGCATCTCGCTCCGCTATCCCACGATGGGAGAAACAAGTGCGATTGTCTCTCGTACCATGCAGCTCGGTTTGCCGACGATCGTGAACGATGTCGGCTGGTACTCCGAACTTCCTGAGTGTGTTTTCAAACTGCCGGTTGAGCCTGACGCGATGGTGGAAGAGCTGGCCAATCAGCTTTGTCTTATCAGCAATGATCGCCGTCAACTCGAGAAGTGGAAATCAACTTGCCTGCAACAAGCACGAAGCACATGCTCTTTCGATCAAGTCATCGGTGACTATGTCGAATCGCTTACTTGCTTGGGAAGCCATCTTAAGATCGCGTGA
- a CDS encoding sulfatase family protein — protein sequence MTRIHLPVFFLFLLFNSAIAVADESTTRPNILFIFSDDHAIKAISAYGGDLAKVAPTPNIDRIAQEGMLFRNSFCANSICGPSRATILTGKHSHKNGFMRNTGQGMDQSQWTLSKALQASGYNTAVIGKWHLKTQPLGFDHWEILPGQGNYYNPAFIQQDGSTKRFEGYVTDLTTDKSIAWLEQRDQSKPFFLMCQHKAPHRTFSPPLRYLDAFEEIEIPEPETLFDDYANRSLTLANNEMEIDRHMDWAYDLKVRKDERGDVVLPKPDRYGTPEYSRMTDAQKSVWDAHFGPRNKAFLKDFQDGKLSEQDIVRWKYRRYMRNYLGTVKAVDDNVGRLLKHLDDNGLSENTIVVYSSDQGFYLGEHGWYDKRWMFEESLRMPLIIRWPGVTQPNSATDQLVQNIDYAPTFLEMAGQSIPEEIQGRSLVQLLKGEPAPWRESLYYAYYELGEHAVPQHFGVRTETHKLIHFPVTDEWNLFDLQADPNEMASIYDAPSAQSVRDSLTKEYYRLRELYEAPPLPKASRGK from the coding sequence ATGACTCGAATCCACCTTCCGGTATTTTTTCTTTTCCTGCTTTTTAATTCTGCCATCGCCGTCGCTGACGAATCGACAACCAGGCCCAACATCCTGTTTATCTTTTCGGACGATCACGCGATCAAAGCGATCTCGGCCTATGGTGGGGACCTGGCCAAGGTTGCTCCGACTCCGAACATTGATCGGATCGCCCAGGAAGGCATGTTATTTCGCAACTCTTTCTGTGCAAACTCGATTTGCGGACCATCCCGCGCTACGATCCTGACAGGCAAGCACAGCCACAAAAACGGGTTCATGCGAAACACCGGCCAGGGCATGGATCAGTCACAGTGGACGCTCTCGAAGGCGCTCCAGGCTTCGGGATACAACACGGCCGTTATCGGCAAGTGGCATCTTAAAACGCAGCCTCTTGGATTTGACCACTGGGAAATCTTGCCTGGGCAAGGGAACTATTACAATCCGGCTTTCATTCAGCAGGATGGTTCCACGAAACGTTTCGAGGGTTACGTCACTGATCTCACTACCGATAAATCGATTGCATGGCTGGAGCAACGTGACCAGTCGAAACCATTCTTTCTGATGTGCCAACACAAAGCACCCCATCGCACCTTTTCCCCGCCACTTCGGTACTTGGACGCATTCGAAGAGATTGAGATCCCCGAACCGGAGACTCTGTTTGACGACTATGCCAACCGAAGCCTGACCTTGGCCAACAACGAAATGGAGATCGATCGGCATATGGACTGGGCTTATGACCTGAAGGTCCGTAAGGATGAACGGGGAGACGTCGTGCTTCCCAAGCCTGATCGCTACGGCACGCCGGAATACAGCCGGATGACCGATGCCCAAAAGTCGGTATGGGACGCGCATTTCGGTCCGCGCAACAAGGCGTTTTTGAAAGATTTCCAGGACGGCAAACTTTCAGAACAGGACATCGTTCGCTGGAAGTATCGCCGCTACATGCGAAACTACCTCGGCACAGTTAAGGCCGTGGACGATAACGTTGGGCGATTACTGAAGCATCTCGACGACAACGGGTTGTCCGAAAACACCATCGTGGTTTACTCCTCCGACCAGGGCTTCTACCTGGGAGAACATGGATGGTATGACAAGCGTTGGATGTTTGAAGAATCGCTGCGGATGCCGCTCATCATTCGCTGGCCTGGTGTGACCCAACCAAACTCGGCTACGGATCAATTGGTTCAAAACATCGACTACGCCCCCACGTTTTTGGAAATGGCTGGCCAGTCAATTCCAGAAGAGATTCAGGGACGCTCTCTGGTTCAACTCTTGAAAGGGGAGCCAGCTCCATGGCGCGAGTCACTTTACTATGCGTACTATGAACTGGGCGAGCATGCGGTGCCACAGCATTTTGGGGTGCGTACTGAAACGCACAAACTCATTCATTTCCCGGTCACCGATGAATGGAATCTGTTTGATCTCCAGGCCGACCCCAATGAAATGGCCAGCATTTACGATGCCCCATCGGCCCAGTCGGTTCGTGATTCGCTGACGAAAGAATACTACCGCCTTCGTGAACTCTATGAAGCTCCACCGCTGCCGAAAGCGTCGAGAGGTAAGTAG